TTGATTAGTACGGCTAAAGAGTTTAATTATTCAGCCTTTATTGGCTTGATGCTTGCTACTTGGGTCATTTTAAGCACTTTTCAAGCCGCTTATAAGCGAATCAAAGACAGGGGGTTGGCTGATGTTGGACAAGCTTATTGGGGGATGGTTATAGCCCATTGCGGTGTTGCTGCATCAGTTATTGGTATTGCGGTATCTACAGCATATGGCGTACAAGATGATGTAAAATTGGCGCCTGGAAATAGCGTAGATTTGGCCGGATACAATATTGAGTTTATCAGCCAAGAGCCGTTAAATGGTCCAAATTATCAAGGAACTAGGACTCAATTCAAAGTACGCTATGGGGATAAAAGCAAGCTGATTTATCCTGAAAAAAGGCTCTACACTATTGGTCAAATGGCCATGACTGAATCAGCAATAGATGTTACCCCATTTCGCGATATTTATGTGGCCTTGGGAGAACCCCTAACTGATAGTTCATGGTCTGTCCGTCTTTATTATAAGCCCTTTGTGCGTTGGATTTGGGCTGGTGGTTTTCTCATTTTAGCCGGTGGCTTTTTTGCTTTAACTGACAGACGATATTATCAAAAAAGAAAAGTTGCTGTTACTTGTACTCAGGAGCTCAACGCATGAGAACAATTGGATGGAAGATAGTACCTGTAGTTCTTTTTTTACTTTTAAGTGTTTTTCTATGGCGAGGATTGTCTTTAGATCCTCATCGTTTGCCTTCAGTGCAATTAGGTAAAACTTTACCTGTTTTTACTTTACCGCAATTACAAGAACCTAATTCTACTTTTAGTTCTACCCAATTACGTAACCAAGTTGCATTACTTAATGTGTGGGCGAGTTGGTGTGCAGCTTGTGTCGACGAGCAGGTCTTTATGATGCAATTGGCACGTGAAGGGGTGCCTATTTATGGTTTAAATTATAAAGATAAACCTGAAGATGCCTTACGATGGTTGGTACAATGGGGTAATCCTTATAAACTGATTGTTCAAGATAGAGAAGGTAAAGCTGCTATCGACCTGGGTGTTTATGGAGCTCCAGAGACCTTTGTCATTGATAAGAAAGGTATTATACGCTACAGACACGTAGGCATTATGAATCAAGAGGCATGGTCTAAAGATATTTCGCCCTTGATAAAAAAGTTGGAGCAGGAGTCATGACAAAAGCTCACCTCCTCTTTTCGGGACTTATCATGAGCCTATTGATTTCTGTAACTCATGCAAACAGTATTTATCCCTTAGATACTGCCAAAAAAGAAGCGCAATTTAACCATCTTCTAAAGGACTTACGTTGTTTAGTCTGTCAAAATCAAGATTTGGCAGACTCTAATGCTGAATTGGCCAAGGATTTACGATTACAGGTCTATCAATTAGTTAGGGATGGGAAAACAGATACAGAAATTAGGGACTATCTTACCTCACGTTATGGAGATTTTATTCTCTTTAAACCCCCGGTAAAGGCTGTAACTCTATTACTTTGGTTTGGGCCTTTTTTATTTTTAATATTAGGCTGTATTATTTTTTGGCGAACTTGTTTTAAGCGAACGTCCTATGAATGAATGGTGGTTAGTTGGTGTATTGATTTTATTAGTGCTGGGAGCAAGTGTTTTAATTATTTATCCTTTACGCCTCAATTTTAAGCCAAGTATAGTATTAGTACCCTTTATTGGAATATTGGTATTTGCAGGATATTTTGTTTGGGGTAGTTTTCCTCAATGGCAGAATTACATTCAGCAAAAAAACTCTCAGGCTTTAGCACAAGAAATGCTTAAGTCTATAAAAAGTCCTGCGGAGTTAATTGATAAACTTAAAGCAAGG
This Legionella fallonii LLAP-10 DNA region includes the following protein-coding sequences:
- a CDS encoding DsbE family thiol:disulfide interchange protein, with the protein product MRTIGWKIVPVVLFLLLSVFLWRGLSLDPHRLPSVQLGKTLPVFTLPQLQEPNSTFSSTQLRNQVALLNVWASWCAACVDEQVFMMQLAREGVPIYGLNYKDKPEDALRWLVQWGNPYKLIVQDREGKAAIDLGVYGAPETFVIDKKGIIRYRHVGIMNQEAWSKDISPLIKKLEQES
- a CDS encoding cytochrome c-type biogenesis protein encodes the protein MTKAHLLFSGLIMSLLISVTHANSIYPLDTAKKEAQFNHLLKDLRCLVCQNQDLADSNAELAKDLRLQVYQLVRDGKTDTEIRDYLTSRYGDFILFKPPVKAVTLLLWFGPFLFLILGCIIFWRTCFKRTSYE